The following coding sequences are from one Saccharomyces cerevisiae S288C chromosome X, complete sequence window:
- the SMC3 gene encoding cohesin subunit SMC3 (Subunit of the multiprotein cohesin complex; required for sister chromatid cohesion in mitotic cells; also required, with Rec8p, for cohesion and recombination during meiosis; phylogenetically conserved SMC chromosomal ATPase family member), giving the protein MYIKRVIIKGFKTYRNETIIDNFSPHQNVIIGSNGSGKSNFFAAIRFVLSDDYSNLKREERQGLIHQGSGGSVMSASVEIVFHDPDHSMILPSGVLSRGDDEVTIRRTVGLKKDDYQLNDRNVTKGDIVRMLETAGFSMNNPYNIVPQGKIVALTNAKDKERLQLLEDVVGAKSFEVKLKASLKKMEETEQKKIQINKEMGELNSKLSEMEQERKELEKYNELERNRKIYQFTLYDRELNEVINQMERLDGDYNNTVYSSEQYIQELDKREDMIDQVSKKLSSIEASLKIKNATDLQQAKLRESEISQKLTNVNVKIKDVQQQIESNEEQRNLDSATLKEIKSIIEQRKQKLSKILPRYQELTKEEAMYKLQLASLQQKQRDLILKKGEYARFKSKDERDTWIHSEIEELKSSIQNLNELESQLQMDRTSLRKQYSAIDEEIEELIDSINGPDTKGQLEDFDSELIHLKQKLSESLDTRKELWRKEQKLQTVLETLLSDVNQNQRNVNETMSRSLANGIINVKEITEKLKISPESVFGTLGELIKVNDKYKTCAEVIGGNSLFHIVVDTEETATLIMNELYRMKGGRVTFIPLNRLSLDSDVKFPSNTTTQIQFTPLIKKIKYEPRFEKAVKHVFGKTIVVKDLGQGLKLAKKHKLNAITLDGDRADKRGVLTGGYLDQHKRTRLESLKNLNESRSQHKKILEELDFVRNELNDIDTKIDQVNGNIRKVSNDRESVLTNIEVYRTSLNTKKNEKLILEESLNAIILKLEKLNTNRTFAQEKLNTFENDLLQEFDSELSKEEKERLESLTKEISAAHNKLNITSDALEGITTTIDSLNAELESKLIPQENDLESKMSEVGDAFIFGLQDELKELQLEKESVEKQHENAVLELGTVQREIESLIAEETNNKKLLEKANNQQRLLLKKLDNFQKSVEKTMIKKTTLVTRREELQQRIREIGLLPEDALVNDFSDITSDQLLQRLNDMNTEISGLKNVNKRAFENFKKFNERRKDLAERASELDESKDSIQDLIVKLKQQKVNAVDSTFQKVSENFEAVFERLVPRGTAKLIIHRKNDNANDHDESIDVDMDAESNESQNGKDSEIMYTGVSISVSFNSKQNEQLHVEQLSGGQKTVCAIALILAIQMVDPASFYLFDEIDAALDKQYRTAVATLLKELSKNAQFICTTFRTDMLQVADKFFRVKYENKISTVIEVNREEAIGFIRGSNKFAEV; this is encoded by the coding sequence ATGTATATCAAAAGGGTGATAATTAAGGGTTTTAAAACCTACAGGAACGAAACCATTATTGATAATTTCTCGCCGCATCAGAATGTTATTATTGGCTCCAATGGTTCAGGTAAATCGAATTTCTTCGCTGCGATTAGATTTGTTCTTAGTGACGATTACTCTAATCTTAAGAGGGAAGAAAGGCAAGGGCTTATCCACCAAGGTTCTGGTGGTTCAGTGATGAGTGCCTCGGTAGAAATTGTGTTCCACGATCCAGATCATTCTATGATATTGCCCTCCGGTGTACTTTCGAGAGGAGATGACGAAGTGACCATTAGAAGAACAGTAGGGCTGAAGAAGGATGACTATCAATTAAATGACAGAAACGTGACCAAAGGGGACATAGTCAGAATGTTGGAAACCGCTGgtttttcaatgaataaTCCGTATAATATAGTACCACAAGGTAAAATAGTCGCCTTAACTAATGCCAAGGATAAGGAAAGATTGCAGTTATTGGAAGATGTTGTAGGAGCTAAGTCATTTGAAGTAAAATTGAAAgcttcattgaaaaaaatggaggAAACAGAGCagaaaaagattcaaattAACAAGGAAATGGGTGAACTAAACTCTAAATTGAGTGAAATGGAACAGGAACGTAAGGAATTAGAGAAATACAACGAGTTGGAACGCAACAGAAAGATCTACCAGTTCACATTGTATGATCGAGAATTAAATGAGGTTATCAATCAAATGGAAAGACTGGACGGTGATTATAATAACACGGTATACTCTTCCGAACAATACATCCAGGAGTTGGATAAAAGAGAGGATATGATTGACCAAGTCTCCAAAAAGCTATCAAGTATTGAAGCTTCACTGAAGATCAAAAATGCGACTGATTTACAACAGGCAAAACTACGGGAATCTGAGATTTCTCAGAAATTAACAAACGTCAAcgtaaaaataaaggatGTTCAACAGCAAATTGAGTCAAATGAGGAGCAGAGAAATTTGGATAGTGCAACTTTGAAAGAGATCAAATCTATAATTGAGCaaaggaaacaaaagttGTCTAAAATTTTACCTAGATATCAAGAACTCACAAAGGAAGAAGCAATGTACAAACTTCAATTGGCCTCCTTGCAACAAAAGCAGAGAGATCTTATCTTAAAGAAAGGAGAATATGCCCGTTTTAAATCAAAGGATGAACGCGATACGTGGATTCATtcagaaattgaagaactGAAATCTTCAATACAAAACTTAAATGAACTGGAAAGTCAATTGCAAATGGATCGTACTTCTTTAAGGAAGCAGTACTCTGCGATTGATGAAGAGATTGAAGAGCTAATTGATTCTATCAATGGACCAGATACCAAGGGTCAATTAGAAGATTTTGATTCGGAATTAATACACCTCAAACAGAAGCTGAGTGAAAGTTTAGACACTCGTAAGGAATTGTGGAGAAAGGAGCAAAAATTACAGACAGTCTTGGAAACTTTATTAAGTGACGtcaatcaaaatcaaagaaatgttAATGAAACCATGAGTAGATCATTGGCAAATGGTATAATAAATGTGAAAGAAATTAcagaaaaactaaaaatatCACCGGAATCTGTCTTTGGGACATTAGGTGAACTGATTAAAGTCAATGATAAGTACAAGACATGTGCTGAAGTAATTGGAGGTAACTCCCTCTTCCACATTGTCGTGGATACCGAAGAAACGGCCACTTTGATTATGAACGAACTATATCGTATGAAGGGTGGGAGAGTGACGTTTATTCCCTTGAACAGGTTATCTTTGGACAGTGATGTTAAATTCCCCTCAAACACTACTACACAAATCCAGTTTACTCCCTtgataaagaagataaaatatgaaCCCAGGTTTGAGAAGGCTGTCAAACACgtttttggaaaaactATTGTTGTCAAAGACTTAGGTCAAGGTTTAAAATTAGCTAAGAAACACAAACTCAATGCCATCACTTTAGATGGTGATAGAGCAGACAAAAGAGGTGTACTTACAGGTGGGTATCTTGACCAGCACAAACGAACACGTTTGGaatcattgaaaaacttAAATGAATCAAGAAGTCAacacaaaaaaatactggAAGAATTAGATTTCGTAAGAAATGAACTAAATGATATTGATACTAAGATTGATCAAGTAAACGGGAATATAAGAAAGGTTTCTAATGACAGGGAGTCTGTCTTAACAAATATCGAGGTATATAGAACATCGCTAAACaccaaaaagaatgaaaaattaattcTCGAAGAATCATTAAACGCAATTATACTAAAACTAGAAAAGCTGAATACAAATCGTACATTTGCTCAGGAAAAGCTAAATACATTCGAAAATGATTTGCTTCAGGAGTTTGATAGCGAACtctcaaaagaagaaaaggaaagattAGAATCTTTAACAAAGGAGATTAGTGCAGCGCACAATAAGCTAAATATTACATCAGACGCCCTAGAAGGTATAACTACAACCATTGACTCGTTGAATGCCGAATTGGAGTCCAAACTTATCCCACAAGAAAATGATCTAGAATCCAAGATGTCAGAAGTAGGTGACgcatttatttttggtCTACAAGATGAGTTGAAAGAATTACAATTGGAGAAGGAAAGCGTTGAAAAGCAGCATGAAAACGCTGTGTTGGAACTAGGTACCGTTCaaagagaaattgaaagtCTCATTGCTGAAGAAACTAATAATAAGAAACTGCtagaaaaagcaaacaatCAACAGCGATTACTATTAAAGAAGCTTGacaatttccaaaaaagtGTTGAAAAAACGATGATTAAGAAAACAACTTTGGTTACTAGAAGAGAAGAATTACAGCAAAGGATTAGGGAAATTGGGCTTCTGCCAGAGGATGCTTTAGTAAATGATTTTAGCGACATCACAAGTGATCAGCTATTACAAAGACTGAATGATATGAACACAGAGATTTCTGGTTTGAAGAATGTAAACAAGAgagcttttgaaaacttcaaaaagtttaaCGAAAGACGCAAAGACCTTGCGGAGAGAGCTTCAGAGCTGGATGAATCTAAAGACTCAATTCAAGATCTAATTGTTAAGTTAAAACAACAAAAGGTTAACGCGGTTGATTCTACTTTCCAAAAGGTTTCTGAAAACTTTGAAGctgtttttgaaagattagTTCCCAGAGGTACTGCTAAGTTGATTATTCACCGTAAGAATGATAACGCTAACGACCATGATGAAAGTATTGATGTTGACATGGATGCAGAATCCAATGAAAGCCAAAACGGTAAAGATAGTGAAATTATGTATACAGGtgtttcaatttctgtttccttcaattctaaacaaaacgaacaacTGCATGTTGAACAGCTCTCAGGTGGTCAGAAGACTGTATGTGCCATTGCTTTGATTCTGGCAATCCAAATGGTTGACCCTGCTTCCTTCTATCtgtttgatgaaattgatgCTGCACTCGACAAGCAGTATAGAACTGCAGTCGCTACACTTCTAAAAGAACTGTCAAAAAATGCCCAGTTTATTTGTACGACGTTCAGAACAGATATGTTGCAAGTTGCAGACAAATTTTTCCGTGTTAAGTACGAGAATAAGATTTCCACGGTTATTGAGGTCAATAGAGAAGAAGCAATCGGATTCATTAGAGGTAGCAATAAATTCGCTGAAGTCTAA
- the JEM1 gene encoding Jem1p (DnaJ-like chaperone required for nuclear membrane fusion during mating; localizes to the ER membrane; exhibits genetic interactions with KAR2): MILISGYCLLVYSVILPVLISASKLCDLAELQRLNKNLKVDTESLPKYQWIAGQLEQNCMTADPASENMSDVIQLANQIYYKIGLIQLSNDQHLRAINTFEKIVFNETYKGSFGKLAEKRLQELYVDFGMWDKVHQKDDQYAKYLSLNETIRNKISSKDVSVEEDISELLRITPYDVNVLSTHIDVLFHKLAEEIDVSLAAAIILDYETILDKHLASLSIDTRLSIHYVISVLQTFVLNSDASFNIRKCLSIDMDYDKCKKLSLTISKLNKVNPSKRQILDPATYAFENKKFRSWDRIIEFYLKDKKPFITPMKILNKDTNFKNNYFFLEEIIKQLIEDVQLSRPLAKNLFEDPPITDGFVKPKSYYHTDYLVYIDSILCQASSMSPDVKRAKLAAPFCKKSLRHSLTLETWKHYQDAKSEQKPLPETVLSDVWNSNPHLLMYMVNSILNKSRSKPHSQFKKQLYDQINKFFQDNGLSESTNPYVMKNFRLLQKQLQTYKEHKHRNFNQQYFQQQQQQQQHQRHQAPPAAPNYDPKKDYYKILGVSPSASSKEIRKAYLNLTKKYHPDKIKANHNDKQESIHETMSQINEAYETLSDDDKRKEYDLSRSNPRRNTFPQGPRQNNMFKNPGSGFPFGNGFKMNFGL, from the coding sequence ATGATACTGATCTCGGGATACTGTCTTTTAGTGTATAGCGTTATTTTGCCAGTACTGATATCGGCTTCTAAGTTATGTGATTTGGCTGAGTTACAACGATTGAACAAGAATTTAAAAGTAGACACTGAATCCTTGCCAAAATACCAATGGATCGCTGGGCAGTTGGAACAAAACTGCATGACTGCGGATCCAGCAAGTGAAAATATGTCAGACGTAATTCAACTAGCCAATCAAATATACTACAAAATTGGGCTGATCCAATTATCCAACGATCAACATCTAAGAGCTATTAAcacatttgaaaaaatcgtTTTTAATGAAACTTACAAAGGTTCTTTTGGGAAGCTGGCGGAAAAGAGGCTACAAGAGCTGTATGTCGATTTTGGGATGTGGGACAAGGTGCATCAGAAGGATGATCAGTATGCGAAATATCTGTCCTTGAATGAAACCATCAGAAACAAAATATCATCCAAAGACGTTTCTGTGGAGGAAGATATTTCTGAGCTGCTACGCATAACGCCGTACGATGTTAACGTCCTCTCCACGCACATCGATGTTCTTTTTCACAAACTAgctgaagaaattgacgTTTCGTTAGCTGCTGCTATCATTTTGGATTACGAAACAATCCTCGACAAGCATTTGGCTAGCTTAAGCATAGATACAAGACTTTCGATTCATTATGTCATATCTGTTTTACAGACCTTTGTACTTAACTCAGATGCGTCGTTCAATATAAGAAAATGCCTTTCCATTGATATGGACTATGATAAATGTAAAAAACTAAGCCTGACTATTTCCAAATTGAACAAGGTGAATCCATCAAAAAGACAGATCCTGGATCCAGCAACATATGCATTTGAGAACAAAAAGTTTAGAAGTTGGGATAgaattattgaattttatttgaaGGATAAGAAGCCATTTATTACaccaatgaaaattcttaaCAAAGATACAAACTTTAAAAACAACTACTTCTTTTTAGAGGAAATTATCAAACAATTGATAGAAGACGTTCAACTGTCGAGACCTttggcaaaaaatttattcgAAGATCCCCCAATAACCGATGGTTTTGTCAAACCAAAATCATACTATCATACCGATTATCTAGTATACATTGATTCCATTCTTTGTCAGGCTTCTAGCATGAGTCCGGACGTCAAGAGAGCTAAACTGGCTGCGCCGTTCTGTAAAAAGAGTTTGAGGCATTCACTAACACTAGAAACATGGAAACACTATCAGGATGCTAAGTCCGAGCAAAAACCTTTACCTGAGACGGTATTGAGTGATGTATGGAATTCCAATCCTCATTTGCTGATGTATATGGTAAACTCAATACTTAATAAAAGTAGGTCTAAACCTCATTCACAGTTCAAAAAGCAATTATATGACCAGataaacaaatttttccaagatAACGGCCTCTCAGAGTCGACCAATCCATACGTGATGAAGAACTTCCGATTATTACAGAAACAATTACAAACCTATAAAGAGCATAAACATCGGAATTTCAACCAGCAATATttccaacaacaacaacagcagcaacaacacCAACGACATCAAGCACCCCCAGCAGCGCCTAACTACGACCCAAAAAAGGACTATTATAAAATTCTTGGAGTATCGCCTAGTGCTAGTTCGAAAGAAATAAGGAAAGCATATTTAAATTTAACCAAAAAATACCACCCAGACAAAATAAAGGCCAACCATAACGACAAACAAGAATCAATTCACGAAACTATGTCACAAATCAATGAAGCGTACGAAACATTAAGTGATGACGATAAAAGGAAGGAATACGATCTTTCCAGATCAAACCCCCGCCGCAACACTTTTCCTCAGGGGCCTAGGCAAAATAACATGTTCAAAAATCCAGGAAGTGGCTTCCCATTCGGAAATGGCTTtaaaatgaattttggGCTTTGA
- the PSF2 gene encoding DNA replication protein PSF2 (Subunit of the GINS complex (Sld5p, Psf1p, Psf2p, Psf3p); complex is localized to DNA replication origins and implicated in assembly of the DNA replication machinery) gives MSLPAHLQQTFSPEEIQFIVENEPIKIFPRITTRQKIRGDDRGTGNHTRWQLITTDDKALNNMVAMRSTEVVLWIALLLKQQSKCSIVAPQWLTTKELDRKIQYEKTHPDRFSELPWNWLVLARILFNKAKDDFHDPIHELRGKIQDLREIRQIKVLKGLKYLNESHLQLDNLSLLEINELRPFITEIMDKLREIHTASLTAGTENDEEEFNI, from the coding sequence ATGTCACTACCGGCACATTTGCAGCAGACTTTCTCACCAGAAGAAATACAGTTCATTGTGGAAAACGAGCCAATAAAGATTTTTCCCAGAATAACAACACGCCAAAAAATTCGTGGCGATGATAGAGGAACTGGAAACCACACCCGCTGGCAACTTATTACTACAGATGACAAAGCTTTAAATAATATGGTAGCCATGCGTTCTACAGAAGTGGTTCTTTGGATCGCTCTATTACTGAAGCAACAATCCAAGTGCAGTATTGTAGCACCACAGTGGTTAACGACGAAAGAGCTTGatagaaaaatacaatatGAGAAAACTCATCCGGATAGGTTTAGTGAGTTGCCGTGGAACTGGCTTGTCTTGGCACGTatacttttcaataaagCTAAGGATGATTTTCATGACCCCATTCACGAATTACGTGGTAAAATACAAGACTTAAGGGAAATAAGGCAGATCAAAGTGTTAAAAGGCCTTAAGTATTTGAATGAATCTCATTTACAATTGGATAATTTAAGTCTATTAGAAATCAATGAGTTGAGGCCGTTCATTACTGAAATCATGGATAAACTGCGAGAAATTCACACAGCATCTCTTACCGCTGGTactgaaaatgatgaagaagaattcaatatttaa
- the ARG2 gene encoding acetyl-CoA:L-glutamate N-acetyltransferase (Acetylglutamate synthase (glutamate N-acetyltransferase); mitochondrial enzyme that catalyzes the first step in the biosynthesis of the arginine precursor ornithine; forms a complex with Arg5,6p): MWRRIFAHELKYDQPNASSKNLILSVLNTTATKREAKDYLSKYTNDSGQHNHCLFFIRDLHKVAPAILSQFSSVIKRLGMLGLRPMFVIPPSPTHVNIQAELLDSIVTEADLKPLHLKEGLTKSRTGLYHSVFSQESRFFDIGNSNFIPIVKPYVYNEETASEFMTKDVVKFMDCLCQGNIPHIDKFFILNNAGGIPSGERNDNAHVFINLSQELEHLSSSLSHNISTLTKREPRSQNLLHRMEVYVKKDEISSLECEYHDHLENLLLMDKVLSNLAATATGLITTVKAAALSSDRKNPLVYNLLTDRSLISSSLPRFKKKDGEIDSPANMFDDHAWYELPSQQVNAAPSNSDAVLVTTVLKKGVHIKTYDYKTLTQFNSIGLPKKFHVPEKGAKPSSNSPKLDINKFKSIIDQSFKRSLDLHDYIKRINGKIATIIVIGDYEGIAILTYEGSEENSFVYLDKFAVLPHLKGSLGISDIIFNLMFKKFPNEILWRSRKDNVVNKWYFQRSVAVLDLSIDLDPEHCDEKQSQFKLFYYGNPQYAKRALRDKKRLREFMRSVRDIKPSWENEKNIS; this comes from the coding sequence ATGTGGAGGAGAATATTCGCGCATGAACTCAAGTATGATCAACCCAAtgcatcttcaaaaaaCTTGATCCTTTCAGTTCTGAATACAACCGCTACAAAACGAGAGGCTAAGGATTATCTCTCAAAATATACAAATGATAGTGGGCAGCATAATCattgtttgttttttatcAGGGACCTGCATAAAGTCGCACCAGCGATTTTGTCCCAGTTTTCAAGTGTCATAAAGAGACTAGGAATGCTAGGTTTGCGACCTATGTTTGTAATTCCGCCGTCGCCAACTCATGTAAATATACAGGCAGAGTTACTTGACAGTATCGTTACAGAAGCAGATTTAAAGCCACTTCACCTTAAGGAGGGTCTTACTAAATCCCGCACTGGGTTATATCATTCTGTTTTTTCGCAAGAGAGTcgtttctttgatattggAAATTCCAATTTTATACCAATTGTGAAACCTTATGTGTATAATGAAGAGACTGCTTCAGAATTCATGACAAAGGATGTTGTAAAATTTATGGATTGCCTGTGCCAAGGGAATATTCCACACATTGAcaaattcttcattctAAATAATGCCGGAGGTATACCTTCGGGAGAGAGAAATGATAACGCTCATGTATTCATCAATCTTTCTCAGGAACTCGAGCATTTGTCCTCGTCATTATCTCACAATATAAGCACTCTAACCAAACGAGAGCCACGCTCCCAAAACCTGTTACACAGAATGGAGGTGTACGTTAAAAAAGATGAGATATCTTCCTTAGAATGTGAATACCATGATCATTTAGAAAACCTGTTATTGATGGACAAAGTTTTATCAAATCTAGCGGCTACAGCAACGGGACTGATTACAACTGTCAAAGCTGCCGCACTATCATCAGATAGGAAAAATCCTTTAGTATATAATTTATTGACAGACCGATCgctaatttcttcttctttaccaaggtttaaaaaaaaggacgGCGAGATAGACTCACCAGCCAACATGTTTGATGATCACGCATGGTATGAATTGCCTTCCCAACAGGTAAATGCAGCTCCTTCTAACTCAGATGCAGTTTTAGTGACAACTGTTCTCAAAAAGGGCGTCCATATCAAAACTTATGACTATAAGACGCTGACTCAATTCAACTCAATTGGGCTTCCAAAGAAGTTTCACGTACCTGAGAAAGGAGCAAAACCCTCGAGCAATAGTCCAAAACTAGATATCAACAAATTTAAATCCATCATCGATCAGAGCTTTAAAAGATCTTTGGATTTGCATGACTACATAAAAAGGattaatggaaaaatagCTACAATTATTGTGATAGGTGATTATGAAGGCATTGCAATTCTTACCTATGAAGGCTCGGAGGAAAATTCCTTTGTTTATCTCGATAAGTTCGCCGTTCTACCACACTTGAAAGGCTCGCTGGGTATATCTGATATAATCTTCAATTTgatgttcaaaaaatttcctaATGAGATACTTTGGAGAAGCAGAAAAGACAATGTGGTGAACAAGTGGTATTTTCAACGTAGCGTTGCTGTGCTAGATTTGTCGATTGACTTAGACCCCGAACACTGTGATGAAAAGCAAAGCCAATTTAAACTATTTTACTACGGTAACCCTCAATACGCTAAGAGGGCACTACGTGACAAGAAACGTTTAAGAGAATTCATGAGGTCTGTCAGGGACATCAAGCCAAGTTgggaaaatgaaaaaaatatttcatga